TGTACACGTTTCCCGACCGGAAAGGTCGGAGCCTGACTCTACGGCCGGAAGCTACGGCCGGCGCGGTGCGAGCCTATATTGAAAATAAACTCTATGCGGATGCCGGAAGTGTAACGAAACTGTATGCCTATGGCCCGATGTTTCGCTATGAACGCCCCCAAAAAGGCCGCATGCGGCAGTTTCATCAAATCGACGTCGAAGCGTTCGGTTCTTCTGCGGCTATTCTCGATGCTGAAGTTATTCTTATGCTCGGCCATTTTCTGACAGAAATCGGTCTGAATAAACTTTCGTTTGAAATCAATTCCTTGGGATGTCGCGAGTGCCGGCCGGTGTATCTCAAGACGTTGGCGGACTTCCTTGCGACACTGCCCGAAGACGAATTGTGTGAGGATTGCCGTCGTCGTAAGTCGTCGAATCCTTTACGTGTCCTCGACTGCAAGGTCCCCCGCTGTAAGGAATTGACTGAGAATGCTCCACAGTTATCGGAACATTGCTGTCCGGATTGTAAAGATCATTTTGCCGCTGTGCTTGATCCCGTCAATGCTGCTGGATTGACGTATACCATCAATCCGCGTCTCGTTCGGGGATTGGATTATTATACGCGCACGACATTTGAAGTGGTGTCCGGAGATATCGGTTCCCAGTCGTCGGTGGCGGGTGGTGGCCGGTATGATGGGCTCATTTCGGCGTTGGATGGACCGGATTTGCCCGGTGTGGGTTTTGCTTGCGGCATGGAACGGTTGGCATTGTTGCTGGCGGAGCGGATACCGCCCAAGCCGGATTTCTTCTTTGTGGTACTGGATGGCACCGGCTTGTCCACAAGTTTGGAATTAGCGCAAAGTTTGCGACGTGCCGGTCTTTCCGGAGTGACAGCCCTGGAGGCCAAAAGCGCGAAAAGTCAGTTCCGTCAGGCGGACAAAGCCAATGCCCGTTTCTGTCTCATTTTGGGCCAATCTGAATGCGAATCTCGCACAGTGACGGTGAAGAATATGGAAAACGGCCAGCAAGAAACCATTCCCATGGCTGACCTTGCTGACTATATGAACGCTCGGTAGTGCTTCGTTTCTGTGCGTTGTCTTTCTCCTTTTGGTCATTCGTAGGAGAGTGTCTGCCATAGAACATCAAAAGGGGAGAACACCTTGTGAACAAGCCAAAGAGGACAATTGCATGCTGCGTTTGCTGATAGCATGGGTTTGTTTGAGTCTCGCACTTCCCATTGGGGTAGGCGTTGCCGGTATCGATAAACGCCCATGGCGGGAAGCCCCGGCGGTGTGGCAGAAGGTCGTTCAAGCCGAGGTTGATGCGCACGCGGCTCCCGGCATGATGGTCGCCGCCTGGATTCCGGGAAAACGTCTTGTGTTGGCGGCGGCCGGGTCGGCCGATGCGATGCAAGACGTTGCCCTCACACCGCAAACGCGCATGTCTCTTGATGGATTACGTCCATTTCTGGTGACGGTATGGACATGGTGTTCTCTCCAAGCTGGAACGATTACGCTTGATGACATGATTCCTGGTGTTGACAAAACCGTGCGCGACGTCCTTCGGTCCGGTCAGGATGATGCCATGGACCATCTTGTTCTCTGGTTGGAGAAACAAACTGGAATGACATTGCAGCAGGCATTACAGGACACGATCTTTGATGTCCTGGACGAGGACGACCTGGGATTCCCATTGCCTGAGCGTACCAACGTGCAGTCTGCAAAAAACTATATTGCTCCACATCAAGATGCCGAATCATGGCAAGAGGTGAAGGAACATCCTACAGGGATGGCGGATTTGTATGACATTATGTTGCTTGTCAAATCCGTTTTTGATGAAGATGTTCCGCTTTCTGAGGGGACGCGACGTCAATGGCTTGTGTTCGACGATCCTGCCAAGCCTGGTCAATCACTCGGCGCGTTGTCTCGACTCGATCAACCGATAGGAACCTTTTGGCTTTCTGGTGGAGAAGCGCAGGCTTCAACTCTTGGAGTCGTGTATTCACCATTGGCGGATATGTATCTGTTTGGATTTGCCAACGCTCCGACACCGCGTTTGAGCATCGTTATGGGGCATATAGCACTTCTTGCGGCGCAAGCTGTCGATGCTCCACGCCCTGTGTCAGAAAATGATGCCGATTCCAAAACTATTGTCTTGCCTGTATCAAAATGTCTTGATTTGACGTGGCAAAACGGTTTTTTCCATCCGGAGCGGTATGACGTTTATTTGAGCCGCGATGAGCACGCCGTTCGTGAAGGCTTGGAGACAGTACGAATCGCCTCGACCGTGCAACGTACCGAGAAAACACCGCCCCTTCTGCCGGGAACACGTTATTACTGGCGGGTTGATAGTATCCAGGGGGATCAGACGATTCCCGGTCCTCTTTGGTCATTTACCACAGGGTATATTGACGTACGCAAAGAAAACTAAGTCTGCCCTCTTTTCAAGGATGGGGGAATCATGGCATTGTCCGGCAGTTTGTTATGTGTGAGACCAGACGCAGGGTCACTTTTCAATCCCCCCCCAACGAAAAGAGAAGGAGTGTCATTGTGGCTGCAAAGAAAATTCTTATGCTGATTGGCGATTTCGTGGAAGACTATGAGGTCATGGTGCCATTTCAGATGTTGACCATGGTCGGTCACACGGTCCACGCTGTTTGCCCGGACAAAAAGAATGGCGATACGATCAAAACGGCCATCCACGATTTTGAAGGCGACCAGACCTACACGGAAAAACCGGGTCACAACTTCATGATCAATTTTGATTTTGATGCGGTGAAGCCGGAAGACTATGACGCGCTTGTCATCCCCGGTGGCCGTGCTCCCGAGTACATTCGCCTCAATTCTCGTGTCATTGAAATAGTCAAAGATTTCGACGACAAGAAAAAGCCTATTGCCGCGGTGTGCCATGGTCCTCAAGTGCTTGTTGCTGCCGGTGTGCTGTCGGGAAAAAAATCTATGGCGTACCCTGCTGTAAAACCCGACATTGAAGTTGGGGGCGGGGAATTTTGCATGTGCAACGATACCTTCTCAGACGCCCTGACCGATGGTCATCTCGTCACGGCGGCGGCTTGGCCGTCTCATCCCGAATGGATGCGTCAGTTTCTTATTTTGCTTGGATCGAAAATCGAAGCCTAGACAGTAAGACAATATATTCTGCGAAAAGCGCGTCTTCTCAATGAGAGGACGCGTTTTTTCGTGAGGAGAGATGGTTTCCTCTTTGGTACTGAGCCACCTTCTCGTGCGTTCTTTCTTTTTTGTCCGTATTGAGTAGGTTGTCCATCAACTGCAGAAAATATCGTCTGGTGGTTGGTTGTACTATAATGGAGGAAACGCCATGCTGGATTTTGCTATTGATAGAGAGAAATGTACGAAATGCGGAGAATGCGCCAGAGATTGCATTTTCGGTGTGATTGTCATGACGGAGGACGGCCCACAACTTCCGGCTGAGAACGAAGCTCGTTGCATTGCTTGTCAGCACTGTCTCAGTGTGTGCAAACCGGGAGCTTTGTCTATTTTGGGGAAGAATCCGGATGAAAGTCTACCGATTAAAAAAGCGTTCCCCAGCCCTGAAGAAATGACGGCGTTAATCGAAGGGCGCAGGAGTGTTCGGCATTATAAAAAGGAACCGGTCAGCGAGGACGAAATTGCAACGCTGCTGAATGCAGCTTTTTTTGCTCCAACGGCGGTGAATATACGGACGGGCGGTTTCACTGTGGTGGATGATCCTGCGGTCATGGAATCGATTCGTGTGGTATCGCGAACACGTGTCGCCGAGATATTGAAGACTTCCGGGTTGCCGGCGGGCTTGGAGCGGTATGAAAACTATTTGAAAAGTTGGACGGCGGAAAATGACATCGTGTTTCGAGGAGCACCCCAGATGATCATTGCAACAAGCCATAAAGATCACCATGCCGGCCTGGTCGATACGGTCATCAGCTTGTCGTACGTGGAACTCATGGCGCAGAGTATGGGGCTCGGAACCTTATGGTGCGGATTGGCAAAGCTCGTGCTCACCATGTTGGCGCCGGAGTTGATTGAACGTCTGGGTATTCCGGAAGATCAGGAAATCGGGTACATTATGATGATCGGCAAACCGGCCGTTAAATACCACCGCGCCGTACAGCGGAACCCCATGGCTGTACATCGCGTCACCACATTTTGACCGGCTCAGACTTTAAAGATGTTTCTCTGACTCTTCTCTTGCAATACTTTTCTTTGTACAGCGTGCATGTCTTTCCCCGAGGTATGCACGTTGTTTTTTTGAAGGTGCTTTGTCCGTCTCCTTGGAGATATACGACCAGGTGCAGTACGCTTAGGTGAATGATGAAGAGCAAGAATCGGCGGTGCTGACGTCGTATTTGTAGAATTTGGTGTCGACTTTCATGATGGGAAAAGTACTTGGCAACGCACATTGTGCAATTTCGGTAAATCCATTTTTTTCATAAAATCGATGAGCTGCCAAAAACAATGGTGTTGTGCCTAAATAGATATTTTTTAAGCGTTGTGATTCAGCCCAGTGAAGAAGCGTATCAAGTAACCGTCTTGCTGTGCTTGCCGTTTGTCCTCGAAAGGTTGCATCGACGAACATTTTTCTCAAGGCTGCTTGCCCTTCCCCTAAATCGAGCAGTCCAATACACCCGACCACACGGTTGTGCTGGAGTGCGACCCAGAAATTTCCATGGTTGCTTTGATAGAAAGAGGGAATATACAATAGATCGGGTTGATCGGATGCCGTTATGGGAAGGCCAAATTCTTTTTGTTGTATGCCGGTGATAAGATGAATAATGGCGTGTTTGTACTCTTCCCGATAGACGTCGATGCAGATGTGATCTTCTTTCTTCATGTTTTTACACGCTTCTTTAAGTTTACAGACTGCATGTATTATGGCGGACACGCTTTGTAAAGTTGTAAAGAATGAGAAAGATGCTGTGTCAGCCTCGATTTCGTCATAGTTTCTTCATTCATACTGACTCACTTATTTGTACCGTCTTTCTTTATCGGCTGTATGCGATAGTATGAAAGTTTCAATTCAGAAACCGATGGTATCATAAAGGAGTCAGGATATGCTTGATTTTATGGTGGATCGAGATGCATGTGTGCAATGCGGGGAATGTGTGAGAGTGTGTGTTCGTGGGATTCTCGTCATGGCGAATGATGGGCCGCAGGTTGTTCCGGGGAAGGAAGAGCACTGTATCGGCTGCCAGCAGTGTCTTGCCGTGTGTCAACCGGGGGCAGTGTCGGTGATGGGGCGGGATCCGGCACAAAGCCACCCGATTCGCAAGGCGTTCCCCACACCTGAGGCAGAGTTGACGCTGATTCAAGGGCGACGCAGTGTACGGTACTACAAGAAAGACCCTGTCAGTCCCGAAGACATCACGACGCTTCTCGATGCTATGTTTCACGCACCGACGGCCGCGAACCGTCGGAGTGGTGGATTTACGGTGGTAGATGATCCCGCGGTCATGGAATCGGTTCGTGTTGCCTCAAGAACGCGTGTTGCCAATCTTATCAAGATCACAGGGTTGCCTGAAGATTTTGCCGGTTACGAGGCGCCGTTTGTGGGATGGTCCGAAGAGCACGATACGGTTTTTCGCGGCGCTCCACATATGGTTATCGCAACATATCATAAAGACAATCATTACGGTCCTGTTGATGGCGGGATTTCAGGCTTGATCGATACGATGATCAGCTTGTCTTATTTCGAGCTGTTGGCCCAGACCATGGGAATAGGAACGGTCTGGTGCGGATTGGCCAAGCTGGTGTTTAACGTACTCGCACCGGAGATGCCGAAGCTCATGGGCATCCCGGATGATCAACGTATCGGCTATGTCATGCTCTTTGGGAAACCGGATATATCGTATCATCGTACCGTTCAACGACTTCCCATGCCTGTGAATACCGTTGCTATGCTGTAATCGTTTTGGTCTTGGGGGGAGCAGGCTCTGCGCTCTTTACTCGTCACGACCGTGTGTACTTCCAGATGTACACACGGTCGTTGTTATTAAAAAGACGAGGAAAACTTTTGTCTGTCTCTGTAGCGGTTTCAGCAGGAAATTTTCATGAGGCATTGAACCGGTTCGATGAGAAAGTTGAGGAAAATTCAGGGGAGAACTTTCCCGAAAGCATATGATTGGCAGTGATTTGGGCAAGGATTGAGTTTATTCCTTGACTCAAACACAAAGCTTTTAGCGAAAGGGCAATTGCAAATCGGAAAGAGTCACTCGTCAAATTTGAAAAGCTTAACATCGAGGTTTAAAAGGAAATATTGTCTTTTCTATTATGATATTGTAAGATTATTAAATTTATTTAAATAAAAGGAAGAGAAAATGACAGCTAAGCTTAGTGTGATTGGATTGCTTGTAATAATAATGTTTGCTCAAGGTTGTACAACGTTTAAGGCTACTCAACCGGCTATTACAAAAACTGAAAATTCTAGAGTAATTAATAAAGATTTTGAATCTACATGGAATGCTACAATGGCATTTGTTGCTGATACATTTTACATCATTGATAATATTGTAAAGGACTCGAAGATTATAACTTTATCTTTTTCATCAAGTAATCCAAGTTCGTTTGTTGATTGCGGGAATCTTGTAAGTAGTAAATCATCAAAAAGTGTTCCTATTGCAAGCAAAAGTTATAGGGCTGGTATCTGTGATTATTCATCAAGATTGTCTGGTAAGATCAATATAATAATGACAAGTCTGTCAGATGATAAAACAAAGGTTAAAGTAAATACTCGATATGTCGTCGACTGGAAACAGCAATGTCCTGGATCGTATAATATACCAATTGTACAAACTAGAAATTTTGCATTTAGTACTAATGGATCTTCATCAAATGGCAATATAACATGCACATCAAATTCAAGAATTGAAGATGGGATTTTAGACGGAATAGAATCTATGGCGTCAAAACAATAAAATAAACTTACAGAATGTGTGGCCAAGAGTATTTTATAATAAAGGTTGGGGAGAGGCTAATCCCCTGTCCCCACCTTTTACCTTAACAATACACCGCAAACGATTTAAAGTTCTCGTGAACAATCTATCTTCAAGCTCAAGCTATCAATATTCTGTTGTGAAAATGCAAATTTTGCTACTCAATGCCTTTTATGAGGCATGAATAACGAACGAACGCGAAGCATCTTTTCTTCCGTGGCGGCCATTTTTCAGCCAATCTGTCCAGCCTCACCAACATGTCACGCCTCACGGTTGACACTCGCTGAAGCATCGGGCAATGAAGCGCCATTCGTCTATTTCAAGGAGATTGTATGTTCTCGCGGTATATTGATCTTGTGTCCGAAGTTGCCGAAATACGGGGCAATCAGCAGGCTTAAACCGCATCTCTCCGCAACCCTATAGGGTTGCGTTCAGGTTCTTCAGGCCTGTCTGATTCGTGTTTCGTTCGAAACATGGTCTTTTGTTACGCCCTTCGTTTCTGCAACGCATTCACCATTGTACGAGCCCCGGAGTCATTGACCGCACGTCATTGGCTTCCATCGACGTTCAATTATGGCCGATCATGTTGTCGGCCTCAATAAAATGGTGATGACACATGACCAATCATATCGAATTTCCGACGAACACATCCGATTATTTGCCACATCTCCAATCACTGGGGTGGAGTGACTATTTTGACCGCCAGTTGGCAGCGATAAACGCGAAACAGAGTCGCGTTGTTCGTGTTGTCAGTGTGCGACGAAATCTGTTTCTGGTGACAGATGGGCATAATGAATGGTTGTGTTCCCCTGCGGGCAAGCTGTTGCATGCTCCTGACCGAGATTATCCCGTTACTGGAGACTGGGTGCTGGTCGACGATACCCAAGTGACGAGCGTTATTCCCCGCAAGACGCTTTTGTCCCGTGGCGAGGCTGGGTCACGCTTTAACCGCACAACATCCGCTCGCCGTGAACAGGCGATTGCCGCGAACATCGACACAGTGTTCATTGTTTGCGGGCTGGATCGTGATTTCAATGTCAGGCGTTTAGAACGGTATATGACACTGGTTCACAATTGCGGAGTTTCCCCTGTCGTGGTGTTGACAAAATCAGACTTGCACGAAGATCCGGATAGTTTTTGGTTGGATGTGGAGAACATCGCATTCGGTGTCCCCGTCGTCTTGACATCTATGCTGGACGGTCGGGGCAAAAACGAGCTGGAAAGGTATCTCAGACAGGGGCAGACTGTGGCCATGATCGGTTCATCCGGCGCAGGGAAATCTACACTGGCCAACATGCTGTATGGGAAAGACATCCAATCAACGAGTGAAGTGAGCGACAGTGTTGGTAAAGGCCGTCACACCACGACCGTACGAGAACTCATCCGCATGCCGCAAGGGGGGATGCTTATGGACAACCCCGGCATTCGAGAAATTGCGTTCTATGAAAGCGGTCACGGGGTAGAAAGCGCGTTTGCCGATATTCAAGACCTTGCCAGCATGTGTCGTTTTGCAGATTGTTCTCATCAGCAGGAACTGGGGTGCGCCGTTTTACACGCCGTCGAAACAGGGGAACTCTCATCCTCGCGTCTTGAGAGCTACCATAAGATGAAACGTGAAATGCAGTACCTTGTTGAGCGGAGCACCAAAAGTGCAGACCGCATCGAAAAAGAACGCTGGAAAGGGATTACTCGGCAAATAAGAACCATCAACAAACGACGTAAACGATAAAATCCGTAAATATCCTCTTTGTTGCACTGCTTCGATCCCGAATGAGGCTCAATGGGAATAGTCGAGCGATGTGATGAAAGGGAGCTTCTGGCGTCTCAAGCAATCAAGGGGTTATCCGCAAAACCTGGATAACCCCTTGACGTTATAATGGATCCAGAAATTTCATGATTTCTTGTGTGCTATACTACTTTGCCAGGAACAAATTTTTGCTGTCGTTTGTTTCTTCTCGAACGAGGATCACTGTTTTGTTGTGTACTTATAGAAAATTGATGGGTGAAATCGTTATTGAAGACAAGCGATTCATCAAACCCGTTGAACGAACAAGCATGTTCACAATTCATCAGGAAAGAACGCTTTGGTAATATTTTTTTGCCTGAGTCTCGACTCTTGTCGATACTCATATGATTGATGCTCTCTCTTCATACCGAACTGTACAATCGATCAATTTTAGAAAAGTATTGTCTCAATCTGGATAAAAAAGAATTATGGATGTAGACTAGACTGGAGTGGAGAGTATTGTAGAATGCGCTCATTCATTACGCACGTAAACAGTTGATGGAAAAGCAAGTATGAGAGTTCTGCTTCCTCGCATCGGTTTATCCCTTGTCTTGTTGGCATACTTGGTCTTGCCGAGTGCTGGTCAAGATTACCGTCATGTACTTATCTTGCATTCCTATCATCCAGGTATGATTTGGGTTGAAAATATGGATAGGGCCATTCGTGACGAGCTCCAGCTTCCCCCGCATGAAAATATAATTATACATACCGAATACATGGACACCAAACACCACCAAAGTCCGGAGTTCTATAATCGGCTGATACGAATTTACAAAGAGAAGTATCAGAATATGCACTTGGATCTGATTATGGCCACGGATAACAATGCTTTTGAATTTCTTCTGAAGTATAAACAGGATATCTTTAACGATACTCCTGTGGTTTTTGGTGGCGTAAATAATTTTTTCGACAAGTCCATTGAGGGACGAGAGGACTTTACCGGAATAGCCGAGACCATTTCCTTACGTGAGACGGTCGAAGTCATCCTCAAACACTTTCCAGATACTAAGGAAATCTATGTTATCAACGATTACCTCAATACCGGGCGGGCTTGGTATGCGAATAT
This genomic window from Desulfovibrio inopinatus DSM 10711 contains:
- the hisS gene encoding histidine--tRNA ligase, whose protein sequence is MDMIKKIKGFADLLPPVSNAYAFMEQTATRVFSLYGYDELRLPVLERTELFARGIGEETDVVQKEMYTFPDRKGRSLTLRPEATAGAVRAYIENKLYADAGSVTKLYAYGPMFRYERPQKGRMRQFHQIDVEAFGSSAAILDAEVILMLGHFLTEIGLNKLSFEINSLGCRECRPVYLKTLADFLATLPEDELCEDCRRRKSSNPLRVLDCKVPRCKELTENAPQLSEHCCPDCKDHFAAVLDPVNAAGLTYTINPRLVRGLDYYTRTTFEVVSGDIGSQSSVAGGGRYDGLISALDGPDLPGVGFACGMERLALLLAERIPPKPDFFFVVLDGTGLSTSLELAQSLRRAGLSGVTALEAKSAKSQFRQADKANARFCLILGQSECESRTVTVKNMENGQQETIPMADLADYMNAR
- a CDS encoding DJ-1/PfpI family protein, whose translation is MAAKKILMLIGDFVEDYEVMVPFQMLTMVGHTVHAVCPDKKNGDTIKTAIHDFEGDQTYTEKPGHNFMINFDFDAVKPEDYDALVIPGGRAPEYIRLNSRVIEIVKDFDDKKKPIAAVCHGPQVLVAAGVLSGKKSMAYPAVKPDIEVGGGEFCMCNDTFSDALTDGHLVTAAAWPSHPEWMRQFLILLGSKIEA
- a CDS encoding nitroreductase family protein encodes the protein MLDFAIDREKCTKCGECARDCIFGVIVMTEDGPQLPAENEARCIACQHCLSVCKPGALSILGKNPDESLPIKKAFPSPEEMTALIEGRRSVRHYKKEPVSEDEIATLLNAAFFAPTAVNIRTGGFTVVDDPAVMESIRVVSRTRVAEILKTSGLPAGLERYENYLKSWTAENDIVFRGAPQMIIATSHKDHHAGLVDTVISLSYVELMAQSMGLGTLWCGLAKLVLTMLAPELIERLGIPEDQEIGYIMMIGKPAVKYHRAVQRNPMAVHRVTTF
- a CDS encoding GNAT family N-acetyltransferase translates to MKKEDHICIDVYREEYKHAIIHLITGIQQKEFGLPITASDQPDLLYIPSFYQSNHGNFWVALQHNRVVGCIGLLDLGEGQAALRKMFVDATFRGQTASTARRLLDTLLHWAESQRLKNIYLGTTPLFLAAHRFYEKNGFTEIAQCALPSTFPIMKVDTKFYKYDVSTADSCSSSFT
- a CDS encoding nitroreductase family protein, which encodes MLDFMVDRDACVQCGECVRVCVRGILVMANDGPQVVPGKEEHCIGCQQCLAVCQPGAVSVMGRDPAQSHPIRKAFPTPEAELTLIQGRRSVRYYKKDPVSPEDITTLLDAMFHAPTAANRRSGGFTVVDDPAVMESVRVASRTRVANLIKITGLPEDFAGYEAPFVGWSEEHDTVFRGAPHMVIATYHKDNHYGPVDGGISGLIDTMISLSYFELLAQTMGIGTVWCGLAKLVFNVLAPEMPKLMGIPDDQRIGYVMLFGKPDISYHRTVQRLPMPVNTVAML
- the rsgA gene encoding ribosome small subunit-dependent GTPase A → MTNHIEFPTNTSDYLPHLQSLGWSDYFDRQLAAINAKQSRVVRVVSVRRNLFLVTDGHNEWLCSPAGKLLHAPDRDYPVTGDWVLVDDTQVTSVIPRKTLLSRGEAGSRFNRTTSARREQAIAANIDTVFIVCGLDRDFNVRRLERYMTLVHNCGVSPVVVLTKSDLHEDPDSFWLDVENIAFGVPVVLTSMLDGRGKNELERYLRQGQTVAMIGSSGAGKSTLANMLYGKDIQSTSEVSDSVGKGRHTTTVRELIRMPQGGMLMDNPGIREIAFYESGHGVESAFADIQDLASMCRFADCSHQQELGCAVLHAVETGELSSSRLESYHKMKREMQYLVERSTKSADRIEKERWKGITRQIRTINKRRKR